CATATACATTTCTCTGCCAATGTCAACCCCTTGCAGGTCGTGGGCTTGCAGCATTGTTTTTATTGAATAAATGTCCTATAGTATCTCCTGTGAGTATGCTCAAAAAGCTTTTCTCTGTGGAGATGCGTCTCCACGATATGCTTTATGTTTCGTACCTTATCCCTGTACAGCGACTTTTAGCCCGTATACCGCAAAATTTGCAGCTTGCCGAGGTGCAGAAGGGAAAGACCTTCCTCTCCCTCGTCATCTTCAGGGGAAAGACAAGCGGTGCGGCGACGGTCCCCACCCCTCCTATCCCCTTCGACCAGGTGAATATCCGCACCTACGTGGTCGACCCCTTGACAGGGCAGCCTGCCGTCTATTTCATCCATTGCGGCATCAGCGGCTCCCTCATCACATTCCTCTACAGGATCCTCTCCGGGATGCCGGTAGAACATACGCCATTTGCGATCCACACCTGCAAGGATATGGAGGGGAGGTATGACGCCTATGAGGTGTCGGGGATCTGGCACGGCCAATTTTCTATTAAAGCAGAGCAGACTGCAGAAAAAATAACGACCCTTGAGCCCTTTCCGTCACGGGAAGAGGCAATGTCCTACCTCGTCGACCCGCTTGCCGGATTTTACAGCGATACGAAGATCCTCCGCCGTCTTGAGGTCTTCCATGAACCCTTGGAACCAAGATTATGCTCGACATCTGAGGTACGATTCCCCTATCTCTCAAGCCTCGGGCTCGTCGAAGAGGAAGAGATCGCGAGGCCGCACAACGTCCTCCTTGTCCCCTATACACCCTTTCTCATCTACCTTCCGGCAAGAAAAGCAGCCTAAGAGAGAATCACCAAACACCAATAACCAATCACCAAATAATAACCAATATTCAATAACCAAAAAGACTTGCCGGCATTTCTTCCCGTTTGGGTATTCGGTCATTGGTTATTGTGAATTAAATGGTGATTGGTGTTTGGTTATTGGTTATTGAGTGGTCTTGCCATGAGCCATGAACTATGAGCCGTATTATGGCT
This portion of the Syntrophorhabdaceae bacterium genome encodes:
- a CDS encoding DUF2071 domain-containing protein, whose translation is MLKKLFSVEMRLHDMLYVSYLIPVQRLLARIPQNLQLAEVQKGKTFLSLVIFRGKTSGAATVPTPPIPFDQVNIRTYVVDPLTGQPAVYFIHCGISGSLITFLYRILSGMPVEHTPFAIHTCKDMEGRYDAYEVSGIWHGQFSIKAEQTAEKITTLEPFPSREEAMSYLVDPLAGFYSDTKILRRLEVFHEPLEPRLCSTSEVRFPYLSSLGLVEEEEIARPHNVLLVPYTPFLIYLPARKAA